One Malus sylvestris chromosome 14, drMalSylv7.2, whole genome shotgun sequence DNA segment encodes these proteins:
- the LOC126600044 gene encoding transcription factor MYC1-like codes for MDEIISSCSTNFCQETSPTFQQRLQFIVQNRPEWWVYSIFWQASKDSISDQVSLSWAGGHFRNTRDHLALKRSSRIANNYQLKFGFNNVERKRVNNREVESLLHDDMVDLDMRLVDHGDVTDSEWFYFYTVSLTQSFSGSHGNNSTNILGRAFGSGGFVWLAGDHEFQFYECERVKEARMHGIQTLVCIATPCGVLELASLDVIKEDWGLVHLSKSLFGSDDNINMNNNNRLSKRQTSRDGNVLVPILENGLFSAAQKELIPQDQGGGINEAAPINLGGSSPESPSDSVGNFTSTENTIRSKKRGRSSKHGAANRESQLLNHVEAERQRREKLNHRFYVLRSVVPNVSKMDRSSLLADAVAYINQLKSKVQELEAKVQEQPQKPKAGNNASNNLDHHSSQSTSSIVDQHHYCNKNNNSINSSNSDRAASAVMEVDVKILASEAMIHVQCPDEDYPYAKLMNALKSLGLQVYHASISSVKELMIQDVVARLPYGFIGGKEALRNGIIKGWYH; via the exons ATGGACGAAATCATATCCTCATGTTCAACTAATTTCTGCCAAGAAACCTCCCCCACATTTCAACAGCGCCTACAGTTCATAGTTCAGAACAGGCCTGAGTGGTGGGTGTATTCCATTTTCTGGCAAGCCTCCAAAGACAGCATTAGTGACCAGGTTTCCCTGTCATGGGCCGGCGGCCATTTTCGGAACACTCGCGATCACTTGGCATTGAAAAGAAGCAGCCGAATAGCCAACAATTACCAACTCAAATTTGGGTTCAACAATGTGGAGAGAAAGAGGGTGAATAACCGGGAAGTTGAATCACTTTTGCATGATGACATGGTGGATTTGGACATGAGGCTCGTGGATCATGGAGATGTCACTGACTCCGAGTGGTTTTACTTTTATACCGTTTCTTTAACCCAGTCATTCTCCGGAAGCCACGGTAATAATAGTACCAATATTCTCGGCAGGGCATTTGGTTCTGGTGGGTTTGTTTGGCTTGCAGGTGACCATGAATTTCAGTTTTATGAGTGTGAGAGAGTTAAAGAAGCAAGAATGCATGGAATCCAAACTTTGGTTTGCATTGCAACTCCTTGTGGGGTACTTGAACTGGCCTCTTTGGATGTGATCAAAGAAGATTGGGGTCTAGTGCATTTATCAAAGTCGCTGTTCGGATCAGATGACAACATCAAcatgaacaacaacaacagGCTCTCAAAACGGCAGACCAGCCGTGACGGCAATGTACTTGTTCCTATCCTCGAAAATGGACTGTTTTCAGCAGCTCAAAAGGAATTGATCCCACAAG ATCAAGGTGGTGGTATAAACGAAGCTGCACCTATCAATCTAGGAGGGTCGTCGCCAGAATCACCTTCTGATTCTGTTGGGAACTTCACCTCCACGGAGAACACGATTCGGTCGAAAAAGCGAGGAAGATCATCAAAACATGGAGCTGCAAATAGAGAATCACAATTGTTAAACCACGTTGAGGCCGAGAGACAGAGGAGGGAGAAGCTCAACCACCGATTCTATGTCCTCCGGTCAGTTGTTCCCAATGTGTCAAAAATGGACAGGTCCTCTTTGCTTGCCGATGCCGTGGCCTACATcaatcaactcaaatcaaaagtTCAGGAATTGGAGGCCAAAGTCCAAGAACAACCACAAAAGCCTAAAGCGGGCAATAATGCAAGCAACAATCTTGATCATCACTCCAGCCAAAGCACCAGCTCCATAGTTGACCAGCATCATTattgtaataaaaataataatagtatTAATAGTAGTAATAGTGATAGGGCAGCTTCTGCGGTTATGGAAGTGGATGTGAAGATTTTGGCGTCAGAAGCCATGATACATGTTCAGTGTCCGGATGAAGACTACCCATATGCTAAGTTGATGAATGCACTCAAAAGCCTAGGGCTACAAGTTTACCATGCAAGCATATCAAGCGTGAAAGAGTTGATGATTCAAGATGTTGTGGCAAGACTGCCTTATGGGTTCATTGGTGGTAAGGAAGCATTGAGAAATGGTATTATAAAAGGCTGGTACCAttaa
- the LOC126600043 gene encoding transcription factor MYC2-like: MEEIISSCSPPTFCQETSSTFQQRLQFIVQNRPEWWVYSIFWQASKVSISDQVSLSWAGGHFWNTHDHLASKRSSGVINSYQPKFGFSNGERSKVINQEVEALLHDDMVDLDMRLVDHEDATDSEWFYFYTVSLTQSFSAGQGNNSKNIVGRAFGSGGFVWLAGDHDFQFYECERVKEARMHGIQTLVCIATPCGVLELASLDVIKEDWGLVHLSKSLFGSDGNINMNNKKKLSKQQTTRDGNVLVPILENGLFSAAQKELIRQDHGGSINEAAPINLGESSPETPSDSVGNFTLENTENMNRLRKRGRSSNHGAASRELQLLNHVEAERQRREKLNHRFYVLRSVVPNVSKMDRSSLLADAVLYINQLKSKVEELEAKVQEQTQKPKAGNNASNNLDHHSSQSTSSIVDQHHYSYYNISNNSNSNNNSISDRAAAAAVEVDVKIFGSDVIIRVQCPDQDYPYAKLMNALKGLGLQVYHASIWSVKELMVQDVVARLPYGFTGKEALRNGIMKGWYS; this comes from the exons ATGGAAGAAATCATATCCTCATGTTCTCCACCCACTTTCTGCCAAGAAACCTCCTCCACATTTCAACAGCGCCTACAGTTCATAGTTCAGAACAGGCCCGAGTGGTGGGTGTATTCCATTTTCTGGCAAGCCTCCAAAGTCAGCATTAGTGACCAAGTTTCCCTGTCATGGGCCGGCGGCCATTTTTGGAACACTCACGATCACTTGGCATCGAAAAGAAGCAGTGGAGTGATCAACAGTTACCAACCCAAGTTTGGGTTCAGTAATGGAGAGAGAAGTAAGGTGATTAACCAGGAAGTTGAAGCTCTTTTGCATGATGACATGGTGGATTTGGACATGAGGCTCGTGGATCATGAAGATGCCACTGACTCCGAGTGGTTTTACTTTTATACCGTTTCTTTAACCCAGTCATTCTCTGCAGGCCAGGGTAATAATAGTAAAAATATTGTCGGCAGGGCATTTGGTTCTGGTGGGTTTGTTTGGCTTGCAGGTGACCACGACTTTCAGTTTTATGAGTGTGAGAGagtcaaagaagcaagaatgcaTGGAATCCAAACTTTGGTTTGCATTGCAACTCCTTGTGGGGTACTTGAACTGGCCTCTTTGGATGTTATCAAAGAAGACTGGGGTCTTGTGCATTTATCAAAGTCGCTGTTCGGATCAGACGGCAACATCAACATGAACAACAAGAAGAAGCTCTCAAAGCAGCAGACCACCCGGGATGGCAATGTACTTGTTCCTATCCTAGAAAATGGACTTTTTTCAGCAGCTCAAAAGGAATTGATTCGGCAAG ATCATGGTGGTAGTATAAACGAAGCTGCACCTATCAATCTAGGAGAATCGTCACCGGAAACACCTTCTGACTCCGTTGGCAACTTCACATTGGAGAATACGGAGAACATGAATCGGTTGAGAAAGAGAGGAAGATCATCAAACCATGGAGCTGCAAGTAGAGAATTACAATTGTTAAACCACGTTGAGGCCGAGAGACAGAGGAGGGAGAAGCTCAACCACCGATTCTATGTCCTCCGGTCAGTTGTTCCCAATGTGTCAAAAATGGACAGGTCCTCTTTGCTTGCCGATGCCGTGTTGTACATcaatcaactcaaatcaaaagttgaggaattggAGGCAAAAGTCCaagaacaaacacaaaaaccTAAAGCGGGCAATAATGCAAGTAACAATCTTGATCATCACTCCAGCCAAAGCACCAGCTCCATCGTTGACCAACATCATTATTCGTATTATAATATTAGTAATAATAGCAATAGTAATAATAACAGTATTAGTGATAGGGCAGCAGCTGCGGCTGTGGAAGTGGATGTGAAGATTTTTGGGTCAGACGTCATTATACGTGTTCAGTGTCCGGATCAAGACTACCCATATGCTAAGTTGATGAATGCACTCAAGGGCCTAGGGCTACAAGTTTACCATGCAAGCATATGGAGCGTGAAAGAGTTGATGGTTCAAGATGTTGTGGCAAGATTGCCTTATGGGTTTACTGGTAAGGAGGCATTGAGAAATGGTATTATGAAAGGATGGTACtcctaa